The genome window TCCCGGGCTGGCATCAGCAGTTCACGGCCCAGTACATGCTGATCAACAACGATGAGTGGGCGAAAGCCACCGAGGCTCAGAAGGCGCTGGTTGAGGCTTCCTGTACTGCTGCTACCACCCGTGGTCTTGCTGAAGGCGAGTACAAGAACGGTAAGGTTCTGGCCGAGTTCCAGGACAAGGGCGTTCAGGCCGACCAGATTCCCCGCGACGTTCTGCTCGAACTGAGGGACGTGACTCAGGAAGTGCTTGAGGAAGAAGCGTCCAAGGATGCCGACTTCAAGCGTGTTTACGAAAGTCAGCAGGAATTCATGGAATCCTACAAGGTGTGGGATACACGCGCCTATGTTCCGGCGGACCTGTAAGGTTCGGGGCTGACCCTGAGCACTGGAATAACTTCCGGTGCTCTCTGATTTAGTCTGGATGGCCCTGCGGGGCCATCCTTGTTTCACGGCAGGCTTTCTGAACGAGGAACTGTTGTATGACAGTGTCTGATAAAGGCTCACCGCCAGATTTGCGGGCATCGGCGTCGGACGCCGGTCAATTTATTCATCATCACACGGAGTTCCCTACAACCTGGTTAAGCCGGGTAATGGACGGTGTGATTTCTGCAATAGGTAAGAGCGCCTCCTGGCTCTGGATCGTGGTCACCGGCGTCATCATCTATGCGGTGGTGGGCCGCTATGCCTTTGGCATGGGGTCGGTAACTCTGGAGGAGGTCCAGTGGCATCTGGCCGGTGCAGGCTGGTTATTGGGGTTGGGCTATACGCTGGTGACGGATGATCATGTCAGGGTGGATGTGATCCATGAGCGTCTGTCCCTGAGAGGCCAGGCCTGGATTGAACTCCTTGGCCTGGTATTGCTGTTGTTGCCGTTTCTGGTGCTGGCGGTTTACGAAATGGTCCCCTACGCCTTCAGTTCCTGGGAGCAGGGCGAGACCAGTCAGGCACCTGCCGGACTTCCCTACCGCTGGGTTCTCAAGAGCATTCTGGCATTATCTTTTGTTCTTCTGATTCTGGCTGCCCTATCCCGTCTGCTGAAAGTAACTGCTCTGCTTTTCGGCTTTCCGAAGCCAATCCGGATCGAGTCCGGGAATAACAAGAAAGAGGATGCGTCCTGATGGAGCTCGAAACGTTATTTGTGATCGGCATGTTCCTCACGTTCGGGGCCTTGTTGATGACCGGTTACCCGGTTGCGTGGGTGTTGGGTGGCACCGCGGTTATCTGGACAGTCGTCGGTGTAATCGCCGTTGAAGATTTTGGTGCCAGTCTGTGGTTTGACTATTCCTCTTCCATGGGGCTTGTGCCGGAGCGAATATGGAAGGTCGTAAGTAGCGAAACTCTTGTGGCCCTGCCGATGTTTATCTTCATGGGCATCATGCTCGACCAGTCTGGCGTGGCCGAGCGGTTGATGAACAGTATGGTAAAACTGTTTGGAGCCGTTCGCGGAGGTTATGCGGTAACTGTCATTGTCATCGGCGTACTGCTGGCAGCGACCACCGGTATCATCGGTGCGTCTGTAGTGCTTCTGGGCATGCTTTCCCTGCCCGTGATGATGGAGAACAAATACGATAAGGGGTTTGCTGTGGGCACTGCCTGTGCCACCGGGACCCTGGGTATTCTGATTCCCCCTTCAATCATGCTGGTCCTGATGGCTGACCGGCTGGCGGTTCCCGAAGCGTCGGTAGGCGATCTGTTCATGGGCGCATTCTTTCCCGGCCTTATGCTGGGCGCCATGTACGTGACCTACGCTATCATCCGTCCGATGCTGCAACCGCATATTGCGCCGGTGCCGGAGGGTACGGAAAAAGTGAGCTGGAGCATCGTCTGGGAGGTGGCAAAGGCCGTTGTGCCGACGGCCGCACTGATTCTGGGTGTTCTCGGCTCTATTTTTGCTGGAATAGCAACACCAACCGAAGCTTCTGGTGTTGGTGCGCTGGGCGCTCTGTTACTGGCCCTGATGTCTGGCCGACTGAACCTGAAAGTGCTCAACTCTTCAATGCAGCAAACCACCCGCACGGCCGCCTTCATTTTTGCCATTTTCCTCGGTGCCACTGCGTTCTCTGTGGTACTGCGGGGTCTGGGTGGCGACCAGGTAATCGAAGACGCGCTACTGGGGCTGCCATTCGGACCCTATGGCGTGGTGTTGACCATTCTGTTTGCGGTGTTCCTGCTGGGCTTCTTCCTGGACTGGGTGGAAATCACCCTGATCATCCTGCCACTGGTAGCACCGGTTGTGCAGAGTCTCGGGTTCGATCTGGTGTGGTTCACCATTCTGTTTGCCATGTGTCTGCAGACCTCGTTCCTGACACCACCGGTTGGTTTCGCCCTCTTCTACATCAAGGGTGTGGCGCCGCCGGAGATTGCAGTTACTGATATCTACCGTGGCGTTATACCGTTCATTATTATCCAGCTGGTCGCTCTGTCCATCGTCTTCCTGGTACCGGAAATCGCGACCTGGCTGCCGGCTGTGGCTTACGACTAAGGAGATAACAACAATGCGTCTTGAAAACCGGATTGCCCTGATCACCGGAGCCGGACGAGGCATCGGGCGGGCCATCGCCGAACAGTATGGCCGTGAAGGTGCGCGCGTGGCCGTGGCGGACCTGACTCTCGAAAGTGCGCAGGAGGCGGTCGACGCTATTGAGCAGGCGGGCGGTACCGCCATGGCCCTGGCCATGGATGTCACCGATGAAACCGCCGTGGATGCAGGCGTAGCCGCCATCGTCAAAAAATGGGGCGGGCTGGACATTGCTCTGGCGAATGCCGGCATCCAACATATC of Marinobacter sediminum contains these proteins:
- a CDS encoding TRAP transporter small permease subunit — encoded protein: MTVSDKGSPPDLRASASDAGQFIHHHTEFPTTWLSRVMDGVISAIGKSASWLWIVVTGVIIYAVVGRYAFGMGSVTLEEVQWHLAGAGWLLGLGYTLVTDDHVRVDVIHERLSLRGQAWIELLGLVLLLLPFLVLAVYEMVPYAFSSWEQGETSQAPAGLPYRWVLKSILALSFVLLILAALSRLLKVTALLFGFPKPIRIESGNNKKEDAS
- a CDS encoding TRAP transporter large permease, which codes for MELETLFVIGMFLTFGALLMTGYPVAWVLGGTAVIWTVVGVIAVEDFGASLWFDYSSSMGLVPERIWKVVSSETLVALPMFIFMGIMLDQSGVAERLMNSMVKLFGAVRGGYAVTVIVIGVLLAATTGIIGASVVLLGMLSLPVMMENKYDKGFAVGTACATGTLGILIPPSIMLVLMADRLAVPEASVGDLFMGAFFPGLMLGAMYVTYAIIRPMLQPHIAPVPEGTEKVSWSIVWEVAKAVVPTAALILGVLGSIFAGIATPTEASGVGALGALLLALMSGRLNLKVLNSSMQQTTRTAAFIFAIFLGATAFSVVLRGLGGDQVIEDALLGLPFGPYGVVLTILFAVFLLGFFLDWVEITLIILPLVAPVVQSLGFDLVWFTILFAMCLQTSFLTPPVGFALFYIKGVAPPEIAVTDIYRGVIPFIIIQLVALSIVFLVPEIATWLPAVAYD